A portion of the Gemmatimonadota bacterium genome contains these proteins:
- a CDS encoding M55 family metallopeptidase, with protein sequence MKFVVAVDCEGVACGVGSPGASLNSSRNLEFAKLQATREADAAVRGLFAAGAEQVIVWDNHGGSLNLNYDLLDERCDIALGVGFEHRFPGMDESFDGVAFVGYHAMDNTVDGVMCHTFSSATYQWIKINGREVGEMAIDAAVAGERGVPVIFASSDDKGTAEAECFFPGVVTVTTKQGMGWNCAVSKHPKRVVNEIYETIQNAVTRRNAIKPFAFSSPLAMEVRYKRLEAAQSASRGFSGAERVDPYTVRRTLQSIQDYY encoded by the coding sequence ATGAAATTTGTCGTCGCTGTCGATTGCGAAGGCGTAGCCTGTGGCGTGGGATCACCGGGCGCGTCCCTGAACTCTTCTCGAAATTTAGAGTTCGCCAAATTACAGGCCACGCGAGAAGCGGATGCGGCTGTCCGCGGATTATTTGCAGCCGGTGCAGAACAGGTAATTGTATGGGATAATCACGGCGGGAGCTTGAATCTGAATTACGACCTCCTGGACGAGCGGTGTGATATCGCGCTCGGCGTGGGATTTGAACACCGATTTCCCGGCATGGACGAATCATTTGATGGCGTAGCGTTTGTCGGCTATCACGCCATGGACAATACAGTTGATGGCGTGATGTGTCATACCTTCAGTTCCGCAACATATCAATGGATCAAGATCAACGGACGAGAAGTGGGAGAGATGGCCATAGACGCGGCTGTTGCGGGAGAGCGAGGGGTGCCCGTCATTTTTGCCTCGAGTGACGACAAGGGAACCGCGGAAGCCGAGTGTTTTTTCCCCGGCGTTGTCACAGTCACAACCAAACAAGGGATGGGATGGAATTGCGCGGTAAGCAAACACCCCAAACGGGTGGTAAATGAAATCTATGAAACGATCCAGAACGCCGTAACCAGGCGGAACGCGATAAAACCCTTTGCATTTTCATCTCCCCTGGCAATGGAAGTGCGCTATAAAAGGCTCGAAGCCGCGCAGTCGGCCAGCCGCGGATTTTCCGGCGCAGAGCGCGTTGATCCCTATACTGTGAGGCGAACGCTGCAATCCATCCAGGATTATTATTGA